The Raphanus sativus cultivar WK10039 chromosome 2, ASM80110v3, whole genome shotgun sequence genome includes a region encoding these proteins:
- the LOC108840715 gene encoding peroxidase 57 yields MVKFSSLLVLFFIFPIALAQLRVGFYSQSCPQAETIVRNLVRQRFGVDQTVTAALLRMHFHDCFVRGCDASLLIDSTNSEKTAGPNGSVREFDLIDRIKAQLEAACPSTVSCADIITLATRDSVALAGGPSYSIPTGRRDGLVSNNVDVALPGPTISVAGAVSLFTNKGMNVFDAVALIGAHTVGQGNCGLFNDRITNFQGTGRPDPSMDPALVSSLRNTCRNSASAALDQSTPLRFDNQFFKQLRKRRGVLQVDQRLATDRQTRGVVARYANNNAFFKRQFVRSMIKMGAVDVLTGRAGEIRRNCRRFN; encoded by the exons ATGGTgaagttttcttctcttcttgtacttttctttattttcccGATCGCACTTGCTCAACTGCGAGTCGGGTTTTATAGCCAGTCATGCCCTCAAGCCGAGACTATCGTTCGCAATCTGGTGCGCCAACGGTTTGGTGTTGACCAAACCGTCACTGCCGCTTTGCTCCGTATGCATTTTCACGATTGTTTCGTTAGG GGCTGTGACGCTTCCCTTCTCATTGACTCAACCAACTCTGAGAAAACGGCCGGACCAAACGGAAGCGTTAGAGAATTTGACCTGATCGACCGCATCAAGGCTCAGCTAGAGGCCGCGTGTCCATCCACGGTCTCGTGCGCTGACATCATCACATTAGCGACACGTGACTCCGTAGCCTTAGCCGGAGGCCCGAGCTACAGCATTCCCACGGGAAGGCGCGATGGTTTGGTCTCAAACAATGTTGACGTGGCCCTTCCGGGTCCAACAATCTCAGTCGCCGGAGCCGTCAGTTTGTTCACGAACAAAGGGATGAACGTGTTCGACGCTGTGGCTCTTATAGGAGCACATACCGTTGGTCAGGGAAACTGTGGTCTGTTCAATGACCGGATCACTAATTTCCAGGGTACCGGACGACCTGATCCGTCCATGGACCCAGCTTTGGTTTCCAG CTTAAGGAACACATGTAGAAACAGCGCGTCAGCGGCACTAGACCAGTCGACTCCACTAAGGTTCGACAACCAATTCTTCAAGCAGCTCCGTAAAAGGAGAGGAGTGCTGCAGGTTGACCAGCGGCTTGCAACAGACCGACAGACTCGTGGTGTTGTGGCTCGATATGCTAACAACAATGCCTTCTTTAAACGTCAGTTCGTTAGGTCAATGATAAAGATGGGAGCCGTTGATGTGCTTACCGGTCGTGCTGGTGAAATTAGGAGAAACTGCAGGAGATTCAACTGA